In Solanum lycopersicum chromosome 3, SLM_r2.1, the genomic stretch atttcagtgaggtatgaagtcttctcgcgatgcataaattttgacgagatatgaattcttctcgtcgtgcataactaatgactcgcgatgcatgatttccgcgatgcatgattttcgctatgcatgaattccaacgaggcataaattcttctcgtgatgtataaATTCCAAcgaggtatgaagtcttctcgcgatgcataaattttgacgaggcatgaaatcttctcgtcgtgcataattaatgactaacgatgcatgatttccgtgatgcatgattttcgcgatgcatgaattccaacgaggcataaattcttctcgcgatgtataaattccagcgaggtatgaagtcttctcgcgatgcataaatttcagcgaggtatgaagtcttctcgcgatgcataaattttgacgaggcatgaaatcttctcgtcgtgcataattaatgactcgcgatgcatgatttccgcgatgcgtGATTTTCTCTATGCATGAATTCCaacgaggcataaattcttctcgcgatgtataaattccagcgaggtatgaagtcttctcgcgatgcataaattttgacgaggcatgaaatcttctcgtcgtgcataattaatgacttgcgatgcatgatttccgcgatgcatgattttcgctatgcatgaattccaatgaggcataaattcttctcgcgatgtataaattccagcgaggtatgaagtcttctcgcgatgcataaattttgacgaggcatgaaatcttctcgtcgtgcataattaatgactcgcgatgcatgatttccgcgatgcatgattccgcgatgcatgattccgctatgcatgattcttcagtgtatgactttcgcgatgcatgactccgcgatgcatgattccgcgatgcatgattctgcTATGCATGATTcagcgatgcatgattcttcagtgTATAAATTCTGCGatgcataaatatttatatcgcCCCCGTGGATAGTAACGGTAAGACGAtctccaaataatatatcgacttgatcgataatgataaaataataattgcataacTGTCTCTTCTGAGGTAGTGCATGgtcttgatcgacaataatcATCTTGCTTTGATAACACAATGCAAATAGCGCCTTCTATAGAAATCGTAAAATCTTCGTTGAGATTCCtgtttgattcacctttgaatctaGCTGGATACTTTGTAAATTTCCCATTGTTGAGAATggtttgaaataaacaaacacattcatAAGCATCCTGACACAAACGATATTCCTGCTTTTCATAAAATCACTGGttttggagatagttttctccttctCCGTATTCATCAGTCAGAAGAATTTGGCCGATTTCGAAGCGAagctataaacctgcatccacagaaaaattgtcagtttcaaacatactgatctgtgtcgatcccttcggttgtttgctccttgtcttgatgtctccggttgatttcccgatatcccgactcttgatagataagaaaatatcttatgccaaaacagatgagatataaaaaggaaatttttaagagaaataattttttttaagaaatagtatctcgaaaaagtcactgccaagtcatgtcatgtcaggctTAACGAACTCTTAGAGTCCGACACTTATTGAATGAATTTCAGAGGCATTCCGGACTTGTAGGTAAGACCCATgacgaaattttgaggccatcctcaaaatttatgTCCCAGTTTAGTATCTTGCTCATCTTTCCATTGTAACCGAACAGATCGCGGaattttgagatcttctcaaaaattctgtcccagtcgcAAATTCGAAATGTCTTTTGTCTGGCTTGCTGAAGAGGAGGGTTCTtctggagaatttttgagtccctctcaaaaattctatccCTGTTCTAATGTAAAGgggaatagaaatcttacgagagatatgatcgagcccttgtggcgcctacgtatcccgttgaggcaggaatcaggtcaaacgtagtttcCCCTTAAAGGTTACCcagaataaaatttacaaaaaaaccgaccgaggccgaaaaggctgcctacgtatctcattcttgagaattcaggtcgaacgtagttctgatacaaagaaataattaaaggggtaaatggggtgaccgaagccgacataggcTACCTATGTATCTCgttctcgagaattcaggtcagacgtagttcgttaCAAGAGGAATAGTAATTCAAATtcgaacaaatacaagcaaacagaacgattacaagtaaatgaagGAGAAATATAAAGCGAGACTTCACGCATAGTATCTCTTGATggcatctgagttgataggctTGGGCCATACAGTGCCATCCATCTCCGACAAGATCAAAGCACCTCCTGATAGTACTTTACGAACCATGTAGGGGCCTTGCCAGTTTGGTGCAaactttcctttgtactcgtcttgatgaggaaaaatacgcttaagaaccaactgaccaacttcaaaatttctggctcttactctttGTGAAAAGCGTGAGTCATTCTCTGTCCATACAACTGGCCATGGCAAACGGCGACCATTCTCTTTTCATCAATCCAAAGCTAATTGATCAATCCGTTTGCTAACCCACTCAGCGTTGCTTGactcagcttcttggatgattcttaatgacggtatctcgacttcaacaggTATGACTGCTTTTGTTCCatatactagcaagtatggagtagcccCAACCGATGTTCTGACGGTCGTTCGATAACCTAGTAGAGCATATGGCAGCATTTCGTGCCAACCTCACtgtttgtcaatcattttcctcaaaatcttcttgatattcttgttggcggcttctacagctccgttcatttgaggGCTAAGCAGTTGACTTTCGATGgataatcttaaattgttcacatatctctttcatcaaatgactgttgagatttgcaccgttatcagtaatgatggattctggaactccaaatctgcatatcagattgttgcggaCAAAATCGGCCAacactttcttggttaccgatttgtaagaggctgcttccttccacttggtgaaataatcaatggcgACCAAAATGAATCTGTGCCCATTGGAAGCGACTGGCTCTATAGGACCGATGAAATCCATTCCCCACTTTCTTTGTCGTAGTCGTCAACCTTGTCGTCATTTACCTCATTTTGCTCGTTtagctcatgacatgacattgacAGGTTTATAACTtacgttactgaaatcatagacagacaaaattaggaaagtaaaatataacaagcaattaaataaacaaagtcaaaataaggTGGCCTTCatttaaatcaaacaaaatgcGAGTTTGGGTCATGGCACAGGGCCGTGTCGCCCTTTTTAAAACATCAAgacgaaaattaaaaattcaagcaattaagaaaatgcagaaatggtgggtctcgggcctcttccaGACGACCACCGATTTTGGTATGCacaaaataattcttttctaccATAGAGTTCGGGACATTAGGATCGGCGTAGACGTCCAATTTTGCAGCATCTTCCCTGGTTCCGCATCACGAATGCTAGCTGGCTCAACCTCCTCCTCGATGATGGAATTGTTCTCCTTGAAAGGgccacagattccttccccgcCATCTTCGTCTGTTTCTATCATGTTGGTGTTTTCACCCCCATGATTCGGCAACGGATTTGTGTTGACATTCGGCGCCGCAGGCTGAAGGGAGACCACTTCCTGGTCAATCAGATCCTGGATcttgtgcttgaggttgatgcAGTCTTCAGtatcatgtccaacactgttcgaatgataagcacatctctgCTCCGGTCTGTAGAATTTGGAGTTGACATCCACGGGCTTGGGCTccacagggtggatgtatccgGCCGCAAACAATCTTTCGAACAACTGGGTTCTGCTTTCAGCCAACACGGTGAAGCTTCTGGAGGGCTTCTTCTCAAACCTGGGGCGAGGGGGATCATACCCGCTCTGTTGAGGGGGAGGGACTTGTTGGTAACTGCGGGCGTTTGGTCGTGGAGCTTGGTAATTTGGATGGGGGCTTTGATATGCTGGGGTTTGTATTTGATATGCGGGAGACGGTGCTCGATAGCTTGGCTGTATATTAGAGCAACTGGGAGCGACATTCTGGTAAAGGGGAGGGACTTGATAAGCTTGGGGGTAATTTGGATATACGGAGGGAAAATTTTGGGGAATTTGGGGTGGATTCTGATACGACAAAATATGGGGATATGGTTAAGTGGGGGCAGCATTGTAGTGGCCGGAATGATTTGATTGTGAACGGTAGGCTTGATGAGGCTTTGATGGAGGATTGGAGCGGCCTTGGGCACGTGGTAAGTTCTTGGGGACCTTTCTTTCCCCGTATGATATAGCCGAAAcctcttctctcttcttcctcAGAAGTTCGGAAGATCCAGGCGATGCAGACACTCGGTCTATCTTTCCCGACTTCAGGccatcttcgatagtctcacctACTTTGACTATCTCAGCGAACTTGGCGCCGATTAATAAGATGACTCTGTCATAATACTCGGGCTCCTGCACCTGTATGAACACCTCTACAATCTCTTTTTCACCCTCGCTGCCTCCTTCCTCCATCTGTACGCAAATTCTCGATAGCTCTCGGTGGATTTCTGCTTCATCTTTTCCAGGGAGTACCTATCGGGGACTATCTCGACGTTGTACGCAAACCTGTCCATGAAATCTTTAGCCAGTGCATTCCAACTGGGCCATTGTCGAGTCTCGTGCGACGTGAAACATTCCAGGGCCTCACCGCACAGGCTCCGACTGAACAACCTCATCAGCAATGCTTCATCTTTtccaactcccacgagttggTCACAGTAAGCCCTTAGGTGTGCCATGGGGTTGCCCACCCCTCCGAAGGTATCAAACTTCAGGATCTTGAACCCTTCAGGCAGGTTCAATTCTGGGTGGATGCATAGTTCTGCGTAACTTAGCCCGGCGACGTCTGGGGTGCATTGCAATTCTTTCATTGCCCTTTTGATCTCTTCTTTTATGTCTACCTTCGTTTCTTCCCTCGCCCTCCACTCTCTTTCTTGCTCCTCGTAATGGTCCAACTCAGAGCCGTGCACCTTATGCTCGGCCGGGACGGGGATTTGGAATGTGGTTCTTTTGGGGAGGGGTGGAGCTATGGAAGGGCTCGGGACGTTCTGTGCGGTTTGATAGTTTTGCGGATAATTTTGGGGATTGGTATTTTGGTTTAAGTGGGGATGCGGTGTTTGGGAATTGAAGGCGGTGGGATTTTGGGTTTGATTTTGGGGTAGTGGGGCTGTTTGAGTATTTTGGGGGTGTGGTGGCATTTGCGGTGGATTGTTTGGAATTGGGGAGGGAGTTTGATAGGAGACCGACGCATATTGGGGGTTTTGGGTTGTCATGTCTAGCCCAGACGGGTTGTGCACGGGTGTCGATGGACGCTGCTGAGTAGGATCTGAGCTGCGCGAGGGGAAGTATGTAGGAGGTCTCGCGTCGAGAAAGTTGGGGCCGAACCCGGGCGGAGGCGTGTCTTGCCTTCGTTGCATCTCGACCCTCATGTCAGCTATTTGCTGCATCAGCTGCGCAATAAGCTCATTCTGCTCTGCCGCGGTGGGCTGAGCCACCACGACGTCTGTGAGGCTGACTTGTTGATTGTTGTCTCCCATGTCTGTATTTGCGTTTGGTCTGGGGAAGGAATCTACAGgaccttttgatctggtgaagtagtggtgatctgccagctttatcAACACAGATCAGTAAGAGGTACCTGAGAggtaaaaacaactcaaaggcaaatttgttagtgcatatccggagtacaaaatgcataatatcgcacataaaacagataaacacacaagtcgctttgtttgaggatatcttaacccacgaatgaggacggaaatatattttgaacaaacaggaatttgtttgttttgacgTCATCTCGGGAAAGctgaatcacgttgagctatggtcttcttgcagctgctTTTCGACGTCCGTTGATCTTATCTTCGTATCTTTGTAATACGGAGGAGAATGAATATTTTCAACGATAGGGGCCGGGCTGGGAAAGGCTTCCTACGTAGTTCGGGTCTGAGACGATAGGGGGGTACTTTGGATTTGTGGTATGGGAGATGGGTTTTtttttgagtgagaaacttgagactcgGAAATTTTGGTTGGACATTTGTAATAGTGGCTTCCGTATATTTAGAATTTCTAGCTAGGAGTGGGTTTACGACATCCTCATTCAAAGCAACATAACGTGTAGGCAttaaacatacatatatttattcaaatgtCAAACAATATGATGCGTCGTGAGGTCGAAGACCTTAGACGCGATTTGGTGGTTTTTTACTAAAATAGACTTAATACGCCTTGGGTATTAAGTCGTCCTAGGCTAATGCCTAATTTTCGTTTTGGTTTCGCTCTAACTTATGCTTTTCTAGAGTTGTTTTCAAATAGACTGTTACCCGAGTCAGACAAACATCGGGGTGGAGCTATCGAATAACGTCGGATGACCACATTCCGACTATTTATTCGATACTCCCAAATAAGTTCTTGGGTTTTTCTGAAGAAAGTCACGGTAAGCCACGTAACTTTCGTTTCCTAATGCAACTAGTTGCCGTTTGGCGGAATTTATGCCATGAAATGCAATTTCTAAAAAACTAAGTATTTAAACAACTAAACAATTAATTACAAGTAGTCAAATAAGTTAGTTTTAGGGTTAGAATCCTTCAAATACTCCCCAccggagtcgccatttctgttttatcgaaaaggatttcgaaaagagttcattttgtttttaaaggattttcgacttttaggagtcgccacttaattttgagaaaattaagaaaacttattcTCAAAACAACTTAACAGAAAAAtcgttttgaaaatatttgttaagtgttcgggattcctattagcgtcttaggaaggtttcGAAAAAGCACCTAAGACGCTTCGCTAACTacggttttccggcgattaacaACTTGACTATTTTTAGATTTTGCGAATCTTTTGGAATTAAATTTATTAGAGTTTTACTTAGACAAATTTacaagttttgaaatatttattattttaacattttaattttaattttaagtctTGATAAAATGAAAGGCGTTCGACGGGGTTTGGAGTTTCTAACTCTAACTAACGACATTCAAGTAAACATATAAAACAAGTAATgacgagagagagagagagagagagagatttgggtccaaactcgggttctgttcgccttgaccgagttttggacccacctatttttgggtttttaacccattcacctgtcctaatctaCGCGTACGAAAATGAATGCGAGAAACTAAAGCGAtgagggcttatgcccattacaaataaagtaaaaaaatatgaaataaagaagaaaaatcttcCAATCTCTCTTCTTCCAATTCCTTCAATCTTCATGAAATCGGGATTGTGTATGAATGCCTTGATGGGTTGGCTCAAGGATAGGAACCTGTGAGTCTTTACGACTCTTCCGAATACCTAGAAGAGGATGGAGTCCCAAACGGACTCGAGAGAGGATTTCACATGCAACCAAACAAAACGAAGTTAAGAAAGGAACATGAACTCTCAacacaaaatagaaataaaaatagcaataatgataaaataaaattaaaaaaagaaacaaaacatcATTAATATAAGTTAAAACAAGAATACATAAACTAATATTAGCCACAGTGCTAGGTGTCCTAACATGATTAAAAGCTAAacaatagaataaataaaaaatacaatatataaaaatacgcATGGAAACAGTAACTTGCTTTAGGCTTCGACACCCACTAATTAGACATTAGGTAAAGGGAATTACATCTAATCAATTTAAGAACACGCGATCCCAACTAATACCAACATTTATGTGTTGATGTTGTTAAGGAACTGTTCTCACACACTTCTTAGATCATTTTATGAATGCTAATACGACTTAAAGCGAGCCTCCATAATAGATTAAGTAAAATATACCGCCTACATGATGCAACTTAACGATGAAGGAAATGGACTTCAATTAATCgacatgaaaaatcacaacaagTCGTGTTTTTAGCAATAACCGAGCAAGAAACAGAACGACAAGAGGACCTCATTTAACTCAACATCATAACTTTTACCCACGAGCATGCATCTCAAATAGTGAAATAATGACACGGTTTTGAACATGAGCTAGCCAACTGAAGCTTTGCCAATATACAACTTAACAAAGCGAGTTGAGTCACATAACAGAGAGGAAGAttctataaaattaaacatacaTATGTGAGCATTCAGGAAGTGATAGAAGGGTCAAATAACAGCATTAGCAAGCTATAAAGAAAACGAGACCAGCCCCTGCATGTTCACGTACAAATATCTCAACAAACTTGACCCCAAACAAAACAATGGACCAGCAAACTTTGTTTAATAGCACTACGCATGACGACTTCAACcattaaaacaagaaaatgacAGCCATAACAGATCAGTACATGACATGGAAACGGCAAGTTCGAAAAGATCgaagaaaataaatcaataacaatAGAAATGAAAGGAGACGCGATTGATACCCACATAACAATCAACGCATCAACTTCATGATCGGCACAAACATGCTAAGTcagaaaaagatgaagaaaagctTTAAGAGGGCGATTACCTTCTTCGGAGCAGCGACTGAAACGACGAGCTCGAGCGACGACTTCGACTCCGGAAGCAAACGCGGACAGATGCTGGATCGTCTCGAACAAACCTCACAATCACACGCGTTAAAACAGATAAGAGAGTATCGTTAGACTTCCGTTTTGATTCCTTGATTTGACTTTTCGTTTATTAGTTTTGGAAAAGTTTTCTAATACAGGTCGAAGGGTGAATCTCTAACGGGACAGAGGAAGAAAGTAGAGAAATCTTGTTGTGAATCCTAAACAAATTTCTAATCCCACAATTTCCAACCCCGAAATTCTAACCCCCAAAATCGTCCAACAACAGACGggcttttcaaaattctttccAACCTTTCTCTAAACCTAGAATAGACAGAACCATCAAAAATTTCGACAAAATTCCAACCCCTTTCTTGAAGACGGAAGGGGTTTATATAGGGGgatattagggtttttcaagggAGGGGGGCTGGAGGGATGATTTGAGGCCCATTTCgagtttgaaatttgaattccCTCCCTTATTCGGAAGGACGATTTGAGCGGGAAAGAAGGTGGAGGGTTGAGATGCATTCAGCGTACTGTCGAGGCGACATGTCTTCATCTCCCAACGGCAAGGACGAAAACACGTTGCTTTGCTGCGTCAAAGCTGCAGCTGCAGGCACCCGTTGTTGCGTACAGAGTTTGTACGAGCGCGAAGGGAGAGAAAGAGGAAAGAGGGACGCGTGAGGGAGATACGCGAGATGCTGGCATTTTCTAGGTTTGTAGCGTTTTGGGGGATGTTTTTGGCGTCTACTGTTTCTGGGAAAGGCGTGAGGAGCAGGGGAAGAGGAAGGGGAGGGGGGTCGCGTGGGGGAGAGACGCGTGAGGGAGACGAAGGGAGAGAGCGTGGGGGAGACGCGGGGAGAGCGTGGCTGCTGTGGGGATTTTTGGCGTTTTCTGGGTTCACGCGAGGGGAGAGGGAGAAAGAAGAAGGGGGAGGGGAGTTGGGTCGGACGGGTCGAGGAACTGGGCGGGTTGGGATTAAGTTAGTGGGTTGGATTAAAGGGAAggttgggtattttaaatgttttgggCTGTTGAGTGTGGGTTGGGATGGAGGGGAGTTGGGCTGGGAGTGAGTAAACGAAAGTGGGCCAGGGATTGGAATAAGGTTATTGAGGAATGGGCTGAAAGAGCAAAAGGGAAGGGGCCCAAATTTGGCTCTTCCAAATTAAGTGGAAAAAGAGTTCAATTTGAATAATagcaaattgatttaaaaacgaagttggtataaatttattaacgagcctatttatttagtaacataactatttaaattacaaaaataacgATTCAAAATATAGTCGTGATTTAAAGTAAACTAGATTAATAGAATACTTTCTAaacttaagatatacatatatacatatacatatacatgtatatgtatatatatatatattttttaattttcgcaagatttataaagctaattaacttaaataatttgaaaaactcacgaagctcaaaaattaagttataccaacgtgggtcaaaaattgggtgtcaacatccACCGACGGACACATACGA encodes the following:
- the LOC138347492 gene encoding uncharacterized protein, with product MDFIGPIEPVASNGHRFILVAIDYFTKWKEAASYKSVTKKVLADFVRNNLICRFGVPESIITDNENGRRLPWPVVWTENDSRFSQRVRARNFEVGQLVLKRIFPHQDEYKGKFAPNWQGPYMVRKVLSGGALILSEMDGTVWPKPINSDAIKRYYA
- the LOC138347493 gene encoding uncharacterized protein, which gives rise to MGDNNQQVSLTDVVVAQPTAAEQNELIAQLMQQIADMRVEMQRRQDTPPPGFGPNFLDARPPTYFPSRSSDPTQQRPSTPVHNPSGLDMTTQNPQYASVSYQTPSPIPNNPPQMPPHPQNTQTAPLPQNQTQNPTAFNSQTPHPHLNQNTNPQNYPQNYQTAQNVPSPSIAPPLPKRTTFQIPVPAEHKVHGSELDHYEEQEREWRAREETKVDIKEEIKRAMKELQCTPDVAGLSYAELCIHPELNLPEGFKILKFDTFGGVGNPMAHLRAYCDQLVGVGKDEALLMRLFSRSLCGEALECFTSHETRQWPSWNALAKDFMDRFAYNVEIVPDRYSLEKMKQKSTESYREFAYRWRKEVQEPEYYDRVILLIGAKFAEIVKVGETIEDGLKSGKIDRVSASPGSSELLRKKREEVSAISYGERKPSYRAPSPAYQIQTPAYQSPHPNYQAPRPNARSYQQVPPPQQSGYDPPRPRFEKKPSRSFTVLAESRTQLFERLFAAGYIHPVEPKPVDVNSKFYRPEQRCAYHSNSVGHDTEDCINLKHKIQDLIDQEVVSLQPAAPNVNTNPLPNHGGENTNMIETDEDGGEGICGPFKENNSIIEEEVEPASIRDAEPGKMLQNWTSTPILMSRTLW